The Pelecanus crispus isolate bPelCri1 chromosome 7, bPelCri1.pri, whole genome shotgun sequence genome includes a window with the following:
- the LSMEM2 gene encoding leucine-rich single-pass membrane protein 2: MPREAGEDSMGRAEGAVPAEPGDPDGSEPGAISLRPVESISDLHWASGGQKGAEGNGPAPSSSLHRPPPRPAPPGPPPLLPTLRPMPAASPCPCLGPGHPLLLALLGLLALASLVLATLAIYLSVLQSQSVRALAQWLESQEDAVHQLRAASGQLWARLNVSTEPGGHR; this comes from the exons ACAGCATGGGAAGGGCTGAGGGTGCCGTGCCGGCAGAGCCTGGGGACCCCGACGGCAGCGAGCCTGGAGCCATCAGCCTGCGCCCCGTGGAGTCCATCAGCGACCTGCACTGGGCCTCAGGCGGGCAGAAGGGCGCCGAGG GCAATggcccagctccctccagcaGCCTGCACCGGCCCCCACCTCGCCCtgcgccccccggccccccgccgctcctGCCCACCCTGCGCCCcatgcctgctgccagcccctgcccctgcctcggCCCTGGCCAccccctgctcctggccctgctgggGCTCCTGGCACTGGCGAGCCTGGTCCTGGccacgctggccatctacctgAGCG TCCTGCAGAGCCAGTCGGTGCGAGCGCTGGCCCAGTGGCTGGAGAGCCAGGAGGACGCCGTGCACCAGCTGCGGGCAGCCAGCGGGCAGCTCTGGGCTCGCCTCAACGTCAGCACCGAGCCCGGCGGGCATCGCtga
- the IFRD2 gene encoding interferon-related developmental regulator 2 translates to MPRSRRAARRGPGSARAGSPASEEEAGSEVLSHCSSASEGASPAEEGAGSEAAGEQGQEEEAEDRLKEHMDNLLDKSAKTRQVALQSLRLAFSSKTLSEFLLERRLTLTDSLEKCLKRGKGEEQALAGTVLTLLCLQMGSGLEGEEVFRSLKPLLVSILTDSTASPSARRSCATALGMCCYIAAADLEDLVSCLSCLEGVFSPPSTGEGDSTPAQHGPLHCSALQSWSLLLTICPPSHIKSILDNRWLKLPPLLSSSSVALRILAGETIALVFELAQDMEEDLCHQDTEFLCAQLKVLATESNKYRAKMDRRKQRSIFRDILRFIESGEYQEETIRFGLECMYLDSWARQRTYQAFKEVLGSGIRHHLQNNELLREIFGLGPPLVLDAAALKASKVSRFEKHLYNSAAFKARTKARSRVRDKRADVL, encoded by the exons ATGCCGCGCTCCCGCCGAGCCGCGCGCC GTGGCCCTGGCAGCGCCCGGGCGGGCTCTCCCGCCAGCGAGGAGGAGGCCGGCAGCGAGGTGCTGAGCCACTGCAGCAGCGCCAGCGagggggccagccccgccgAGGAGGGCGCAG GGAGCGAGGCGGCGGGTGAGCagggccaggaggaggaggcagaggacaGGCTGAAGGAGCACATGGACAACCTCCTGGACAAGAG CGCCAAGACGCGGCAGGTGGCACTGCAGAGCCTGCGCCTGGCCTTCTCCTCCAAAACCCTCTCCGAGTTCCTGCTGGAGCGCCGCCTCACGCTCACCGACTCCCTCGAGAAATGTCTCAAGAGAG GTAAAGGGGAGGAACAGGCGCTGGCGGGCACCGTCCTcaccctcctctgcctccagatGGGCTCCGGcctggagggggaagaggtgtTTCGCAGCCTGAAGCCCCTGCTCGTCAGCATCCTGACAGacagcacagccagccccagcgccCGGCGGAGC TGTGCAACGGCCCTGGGCATGTGTTGCtacattgctgctgctgacctGGAG GACCTGGTCTCGTGCCTGTCCTGCTTGGAGGGCGTCTtcagcccccccagcacaggCGAGGGGGACTCGACACCCGCCCAGCACGGCCCTCTGCACTGCAGCGCGCTCCAGTCGTGGtccctgctcctcaccatcTGCCCCCCCTCCCACATCAAGAGCATCTTGGACAA TCGCTGGCTGAAGCTTCCCCCGCTGCTGTCCAGCAGCAGCGTTGCGCTGCGTATCCTGGCTGGGGAAACCATTGCGCTGGTCTTTGAGCTGGCCCAGGACATGGAG GAGGACTTGTGCCACCAAGATACAGAGTTCCTGTGTGCCCAGCTAAAGGTCCTGGCTACGGAGAGCAACAAGTACCGAGCCAAGATGGACCGACGGAAGCAGCGCTCCATCTTCCGGGACATACTGCGCTTCATCGAG AGCGGGGAGTACCAGGAGGAGACCATCCGATTTGGCCTGGAGTGCATGTACCTGGACAGCTGGGCACGCCAGCGGACCTACCAAGCCTTTAAAGAGGTGCTAGGCTCCGGCATCCGCCACCACCTCCAG aacaACGAGCTGCTACGGGAGATCTTCGGCCTCGGCCCCCCCTTGGTGCTGGATGCGGCTGCTCTGAAAGCCAGCAAAGTCTCCCGCTTCGAGAAG catcTCTACAACTCAGCTGCCTTCAAAGCCCGCACGAAAGCCCGGAGCCGGGTGCGGGACAAGCGGGCGGACGTGCTGTGA